The genomic window TGAATTTTGGGAATTATATATTGCCAAAATAGTACTGATGAATCTATGTAACATGGAGAGACTACCTTTCTTTTTGGGAGATGCCAGTTTCACAAGCATAATAAAAAATTCCCTCAGAACTTATTTTGCATCAAGTACTGGATCTTTGTCAGAGCTGTGCCCATGCAGTGGTGTTATATTTAAGAGCAGTCATAGCAACGTGAGCCAAActtcttatttttccctttttagtCAACAGTACTGGAGTTCATGGGTATTAACAGATAATCAGCAAAAACGGACGAGCCAGCCAGGAGTCGAACCTGGAATCTTCTGATCCGTAGTCAGACGCGTTATCCATTGCGCCACGGGCCCTTGTGCTGTGCTTATATTGTGGCAGTGACATGCACCCTGATTGGCCACAACATTTTTGGTAGCATGTGGCTCTCGATTGGCCATTTCTTTCCAATTATTAGTGCAAAAATGAGCTATAACAGGACATACCAAGCAATCCTAAGACTGCAAAATGTGTTGTCCACTTGAAGCTTTAAGTTACTATTTACAGTGATTTCTGGGAACTATATATTGCCAAAAATGGTACTGGTGAATCCATGTCACATGGAGAGAGCACTTTTCTTGTTGAGAAATGCCAGTTTAATGAGCATAATGAGAAATTCCCTTAGTCAGAACCTGTTTTCTCTCAAGGACTGGATCTCTATCAGAGCTGTGCTCATGGAGTGgtgttgtatttaaaatgagtaaattGCAACGTGAGCCAAATTTAATATTTCTACCTTTTTAGCCAACAGTACTGGAGTTCATGGGTATTAAATCAATGCCAATGCGTCTAGCTGAACATAGAACAACATAACACCTGGAACAGCTATCCAAATCTGAGAAATAACGATAAATTGTTGTAATTGTAATGCAGTTCGGTAGGTTTAAACCCGAGGTTTTGAATAAGATTGCAATCCACAAGAGAGAAAGacatgtgtttgtttaaattaagtttgcacacatttaaattatttatttatttattactgtacTACCAGGagcaaatgtactgtatttttgtaACTGCCCGTGTGCTTAGAGAAAGTTTCGAGTCGGACCCATTTAGGTGACGGCCCGACTTCTGGTCACAGACAAGTAGTGCAGGCTAAGGGATTCCCACGTTAAGAAGATATATAGTTTTGTCAACTGTAGTTTGAAACTGTGTCATCTATACTGAATACTATTATTGGAACTACTACGCTTATGACAACTTTACTCAACCTAGACATGAAAACAGAAAGGGAGGAGAATATTCCGTAATCAGTTATCCACTCGCGCGAGTCTTTCAGCCAGAGATGGCAGCGCTCAGGGGTCGTTGCTTTTACGTCTTCTGTCAGCAACCGATTATACAGAAGACTAATAACAGAGTGAGTGTCCTTCTCTTCCATGTGTATTAAGAAAAAGAGTGAATGGAGAGTAGTCTGAACTGGGTTCTGGAAGCGTTAACCAGCTTGCACATCGCACTCATACGCCAGCCGCGAGCGTTTCCAAGCCGACGAGAACGCATCCACCGATAGGCACGTGTAACTGTGCAGATCGGCTTCTCTTGCGGTGATTACTCGCCCAAACAACCAGCATCTCTGgttgttttaatttcaaaccTGTTTTAAGTATTCGTGTCCTCAGATGTTTGCTGTCATCCCATTAAACATGTCCCTCATCTTGCATTGTGgtgattatttatatttcactgtCTTATAGTTAAAGCAGAAGCCATACATTTTAAAGGCTGTTAGAACTAAGTTCCTTTTTGAAGTTTTCTTATCCTCATCAGTTAAAACAAGCAGGTTCTTTTTCcagaataataaaatgcatgtgtgtatagcTGCTggctaattttctttttttaattttgttattgtatGGAGTCAGGCATAGTGTCCCATATGAAGTAATATTTGACACGGAATAGTTTTGGtatgtattaattattttttttgcttctttagTGGCAGAGTGTGGCGGCAAGTCTTCAGATGCAAGACTTCCTAAATGGCGCCCCCCACAGGAAGCACCCAGGTGTGACGGCCTTGAAAAGCATATCCCTTCCAGAGGACCTGCAGAGAGCTGCCTTGTCTGTCATACATGGTGAGGGACGCacattgatgatgtcatcaaaatcaaaacattttacatgtgcacacactcatgcacacagacacatttgtgcattcaagcacacacaaatatgagCACGCATAGGTGTACAcgtgcaaaacacacacagaaaaatatgtgcacgtgcacacgcatatTCTGTAATGAGGACGGTGTGCTGTGTTTTCCCGTCCTGCAGGGGCAACAATGAGCAGGCTGGCTGACAGGTCACACAGACTCACCAATTTCCTGTGGAGCAGGCAGAGGCAGACGGAAGACTCGGCGCTGCGGAAGAAGGCAATCACTCTGGAGAAAATCTTccgggaaagagagaaggagagagacagaggtgggggggttgggaagacagggaagaaaatggggaaaggagggggggagtggagaATTGATGGGTTTTGGGCTTCGCTGCTCACAGATTCACAGATTTTTGTACACATGGCTGGCATGATGTGAATGAAATGGGCATCTGCAACAGtgagacaggggagagagaggagtgagacaAGAGAGACAGTTTTGAGATGGGGAAGAAAGGATCTAGGTGTTGTGCTGTCGCAAAAAGTATCGATTATAGATCAACAGAGGTTGTATCAAAGTCATACACTACATTTGTCCGATGacacttagagtattgtgtgccgTTCTGGGCAGTGCACGAGAGTCATAAAAGCTcttggaaaaaaagcacaaagaagggcaactaaattgGTTCCCGGAATGAAATGTTAAAGTTGTGAGGGAAGATCTTATACTGGGGTGTTTAAGTCCAGGCTTAGCGCAGTACTGGGTATTCTCCAGTCTGTAGATAAATGAGCATAGATGGGCTACCAACCTTTTCTTGTCATGTGATCTTATTTTCTCTACATGGTTAATGTATGGGCTGATAAAAAATGGCTCATTTTGATGATGTAAGCATGAGCGGATTGATACAGGGGCTCATTTTGACGATGTAACAGTGGGTTATCAGCTGATATGGGGCTCCTTCTTAAGATGCAAATATAAGCAAATCAAATGCAGTATGATCGATGGTTTCTTTAGAGATGAGCCAATAAAAGTCCACTGGCTCTTATAGTATGGGACATACCCACAAGGCAGATTAATGACTCTGCACAGAATCTTCCGGAAAGTAAATAACTGCGTGttcgtctgtgtgcgtgcagatGGAGACCCCCAATTTCTGGAGACTCAAATTCAGAAGAAGGTTTTGTCAGAACTGAAGAAATCGACGTATCACTGGACTCCACTGAGGTACCTGTGTTCACTGTGCAAACTCTGATGGTAGATCCACTGGGATGGCAGTGTCGTCTGTTATAaaggtgtgtgtggaggagttCAGTGTCCAGGCTTTCTGGCTTTCATTTGAGGCTCTCGACCCAGCACCCTTATTGACTGGATGTGCGTTTACCCTTGCTggacctcattcacaaaacctttcttaaattattttcgcttttgttcttaaaaaatgttcctGCAAATAACCAATATGCGATTCATGActcatgtgcagacctttgtttctgtgcatattccaggtgtgtgaggtgatgaatgctgactgtttgtaaattttatgcacaatcctgttcatgttgttagcataaggaaacagccatgaacaaatacagataagaaaaaaatgatgaatgccaaaagGTTCTTGGAAACGGTCTTAcacgcagtttacgatcaaatgtgatcgtacgcatgttttgAACGCATGAGGCCCGCTGTCTTTACTATCACTGTACAAACTCTGCCTGTCAGTGTGACGTCTgtaattgttgtgtgtgtttttacgcTGAACTACACTGACTCTCTCAGGTATGATGAGGACGTTGCCATGGTGTACTTGGCTGCCAGGGTTGCCGGGGGTTACGCCGCTGTGAGGAGAGCTCTGAACGAGGTGAAGTATCTGCGGATGTATGagaacgcaaaaaaaaaaaaccagaaacatcaAGGTTTAATTCGCTAACGGGGATTTGGGCCGCCACACTTTTTTGGGGATTTCTAAAAAGTGGCATCATTCGACAAAAGGGCATAATTTCTTCTCTCACCCTCTGCAGATTAAGAAGAGAGATGCGACTTTCTCTCCTCACTCTCTGCTGGACTTTGGGTCCGGTGTGGGAACGGTTCTGTGGTGAGGAGTGTGTACCTATTAACGGCTCGCCttggctctgtgctgtggtgagACGGctgtaatgtgtgactgcaaTAGAGCAAGGCTGCTGACTCTGctttgtgtgtaactgtgctgtaGTGAGGCTGTGCTATGGAAcggctgtgctgtgatgtgtgcctgtgtcttgTTTGACACTGTGTTTTAGTGAGAGTGCTGTAGTGAGTAATGTGATCATgctgcagtgtgactgtgctctaGTGAGACTGTGCTGTCGTGAGACTCTGCTGTTGTGCGTAATTTGATCATGCTGCATGGGACTGTGCTCCTGTGAGACTGTGCTGCAGCGAGACTGTGCTCCTGTGAGACTGTGCTCTAGTGagactgtgctgttgtgtgtaaTGTGATCATGCCGTAGTGAGACTGTGCCCCAGTGAAATTGTGCTGTAGGGAGACTGTGCTCCTGTGAGACTGTTCTGTAGTGAGACTCTGCACCAGTGAGACTGTGCTCTAGTGAGATGTGCTGTAGTGAGACTGTGCTCTAGTGAGTCTGTGCTGTAGTGAGACTGTGCCCCAGTGAAATTGTGCTGTAGTGAGACTCTGCTCCTGTgagactgtgctgctgtgagaCTGTGCTCTAGAGACATGTGCTGTAGTGAGACTGTGCTGTTGTAAGACTGTGCTCctgtgagactgtgctgttATACTCCTCCTCCAGGGCGACACACACGCTGTGGGGTGACTCTCTGGGGGAGGCTGTATGTGTGGACAGCTCTGGGGCCATGAACTCACTGGCAGACCGGCTACTCagaggtatacacacacacacacacacacacacaatctacagacacttgcgcacacacacacacagtctacagacacttgcgcacacacacacacacacacacaca from Anguilla anguilla isolate fAngAng1 chromosome 8, fAngAng1.pri, whole genome shotgun sequence includes these protein-coding regions:
- the mettl17 gene encoding methyltransferase-like protein 17, mitochondrial isoform X1, producing MAALRGRCFYVFCQQPIIQKTNNRWQSVAASLQMQDFLNGAPHRKHPGVTALKSISLPEDLQRAALSVIHGATMSRLADRSHRLTNFLWSRQRQTEDSALRKKAITLEKIFREREKERDRDGDPQFLETQIQKKVLSELKKSTYHWTPLRYDEDVAMVYLAARVAGGYAAVRRALNEIKKRDATFSPHSLLDFGSGVGTVLWATHTLWGDSLGEAVCVDSSGAMNSLADRLLRGGIDTGDPMIKQVYFRQFLPVSPKVQFDLVVSAFSLSELASQKERRETVRTLWRKTHSYLVLVENGTKDGHQILMEARDTLLMEEDKVTFDYRRPAVFAPCPHQLTCPKLKQHPLLPCNFPQPYRPLPLHGSADREIERFSYMILTRAGPGAGPDWARLTGPVLRRSQHVHCQLCCSDGELRRVVVTAHRNGRDMYRCARNSDWGDRLPIIQAEEHTPAE